A DNA window from Bradyrhizobium barranii subsp. barranii contains the following coding sequences:
- a CDS encoding DUF3309 family protein translates to MSIGTIVLIILIIALLGGFSGIGGGPFYGTGYYGGGGLGLVIVILLILLLLGKL, encoded by the coding sequence ATGTCGATCGGGACCATCGTTCTAATCATTCTGATCATCGCGCTGCTGGGCGGCTTCAGTGGGATCGGTGGCGGTCCGTTCTACGGTACTGGCTACTACGGCGGCGGAGGTCTTGGTCTTGTGATTGTCATTCTGCTGATCTTGCTTTTGCTCGGCAAACTTTGA
- a CDS encoding exopolysaccharide biosynthesis protein: protein MLQRLHDEAPVDHFTLGWLMSRMHKRSFGLIMLLLGVVAVAPGVSIVAGLLLMIPAFQMILGHNMPVFPRRIAARPLPTRHLAALVQRAVPVLRSLEKLIHPRWPTPFDATKRLVGAVVVLLNVALLFTPVPLSDVVPALVIALISLAYLEEDGRTPALDCAAGQRRCAGGRISGSLGDRPRREMDLCPLVLARLRLNALGLPAFGAPRQAAWVIRSTSLTRSLADGLHRHCPPFRSCMLGPWGHLPRVRCRRLTTTAAAPSEVQPSRASRMSSPPAVPSYL, encoded by the coding sequence TTGCTGCAGCGACTGCACGACGAGGCGCCGGTAGATCACTTTACCCTGGGTTGGCTGATGAGCCGCATGCACAAGCGCTCCTTCGGCCTCATCATGCTATTGCTCGGTGTGGTCGCTGTTGCACCGGGTGTCTCGATCGTTGCGGGCCTGCTGCTCATGATCCCCGCGTTCCAGATGATCCTGGGCCACAACATGCCGGTGTTCCCGCGCCGCATCGCCGCCCGTCCATTGCCCACACGGCACCTTGCTGCTCTGGTGCAGCGCGCCGTGCCCGTGCTGAGGTCTCTCGAGAAGCTCATTCATCCCCGCTGGCCGACTCCGTTCGACGCGACCAAGCGTCTCGTCGGCGCCGTCGTCGTGCTCCTGAACGTTGCCCTGCTGTTCACGCCGGTCCCTCTCAGCGACGTCGTTCCCGCCCTGGTGATCGCGCTGATCTCACTGGCTTATCTCGAAGAGGATGGACGGACTCCTGCTCTCGATTGCGCTGCTGGCCAGCGTCGTTGTGCTGGCGGTCGAATTAGCGGCAGTCTGGGAGACCGTCCTCGGCGCGAAATGGATCTTTGCCCTCTGGTATTAGCCCGGCTGCGACTGAATGCGCTCGGCCTGCCCGCTTTCGGTGCGCCGAGGCAAGCTGCTTGGGTCATTAGGTCAACTTCGTTGACGCGCTCTCTTGCTGACGGGCTTCATCGTCATTGCCCGCCTTTCCGCTCTTGCATGCTTGGCCCCTGGGGACACTTGCCCCGAGTGCGCTGCCGACGATTGACGACAACCGCAGCTGCACCTTCAGAGGTTCAGCCGTCACGCGCTTCCAGGATGAGTTCGCCGCCGGCAGTCCCCAGTTATCTGTGA
- a CDS encoding DUF1330 domain-containing protein, with product MPAYFIVQNTIKDEAQYQKYVQAVVPFIASFGGKLVARRAKVEVLEGEHDQRPVVMFEFPDMEAIHAFWNSPDYVPIKKLREGIATMNIWAFPGA from the coding sequence ATGCCCGCTTATTTTATTGTCCAAAACACCATCAAGGACGAAGCGCAGTACCAGAAATACGTGCAGGCCGTCGTGCCGTTCATAGCCAGCTTTGGCGGAAAGCTTGTAGCCAGACGAGCGAAGGTGGAGGTGCTGGAAGGCGAACACGATCAGCGCCCCGTCGTCATGTTCGAGTTTCCCGACATGGAGGCGATCCACGCATTCTGGAATTCGCCGGACTACGTTCCGATCAAGAAACTGCGCGAGGGTATAGCCACCATGAACATCTGGGCTTTTCCCGGCGCCTGA
- a CDS encoding adenylate/guanylate cyclase domain-containing protein, with translation MLPGYTQILRRMARFSRVVTFDKRGQGLSDRLADVPSLEDRIDDVRAVMDAIGSRRAVLVGFSEGASMSVLFATTYPDRVSHLVLFGGLARIADLFPPSFSPAEADERLANLVKRWGSGSFLANVFASEASNPDAAARIAKFEKLACSPGAIRSYIISNRRIDVNAILPCVRAPTLILHRATDAQVPVALGRKMAAGIPGAKYIEYPSGDHAFWTGDTETLVGDIEEFVTGHRQAGDTDLERILATVMFTDIVDSTRQAAEIGDQRWRGRLDEHDALARQFIDRHRGNLVKTTGDGVLATFDGPGRAIRCALSFSSAARQIGLPVRAGLHTGEIEMRGSDIGGIAVHAAARVMSQSAPDEVLVSRVVTDLVAGAGLRFGERGSYELKGLPGKWDLFAATG, from the coding sequence ATGCTGCCCGGCTACACGCAAATCCTCCGCCGGATGGCTAGGTTCTCGAGGGTCGTCACTTTCGACAAGAGAGGACAAGGCCTGTCCGACAGGCTTGCCGATGTGCCTTCGCTCGAGGACCGCATCGACGACGTCCGGGCGGTGATGGACGCAATCGGATCGCGACGGGCCGTGTTGGTCGGTTTCTCCGAGGGCGCTTCCATGAGCGTTCTGTTCGCGACGACCTATCCAGATCGCGTCTCCCACCTGGTTCTTTTCGGCGGCCTTGCCCGCATCGCCGACCTGTTTCCGCCGAGCTTTTCCCCTGCAGAGGCCGATGAAAGGCTGGCGAACCTCGTCAAGCGCTGGGGCAGCGGAAGCTTCCTGGCGAACGTGTTCGCGAGCGAGGCCTCGAATCCGGACGCGGCCGCGCGCATTGCGAAGTTCGAAAAGCTGGCGTGCAGTCCGGGCGCCATCAGGTCCTACATAATTTCCAATCGCCGGATAGACGTGAATGCCATCCTTCCGTGTGTCCGCGCCCCGACCTTGATTCTGCATCGGGCGACCGACGCCCAAGTGCCGGTAGCGCTGGGCCGTAAGATGGCGGCGGGAATACCCGGGGCGAAGTACATCGAGTATCCGTCCGGAGATCACGCATTCTGGACCGGGGACACCGAGACCCTGGTCGGCGACATCGAGGAATTCGTGACCGGCCATCGCCAGGCGGGCGACACCGATCTCGAGCGCATTCTCGCGACCGTCATGTTCACCGACATCGTCGACTCCACGCGGCAGGCGGCCGAAATAGGCGACCAGCGGTGGCGGGGCCGCCTCGACGAGCACGACGCGCTTGCGCGTCAGTTCATCGACCGGCATCGAGGCAATCTGGTGAAGACCACCGGGGACGGCGTGCTCGCCACCTTCGACGGGCCAGGTCGTGCGATCCGGTGCGCGCTGTCGTTCAGCAGTGCCGCCCGTCAGATCGGCTTGCCGGTACGCGCTGGTCTGCATACTGGCGAGATCGAGATGCGGGGCAGCGACATTGGGGGCATCGCCGTCCACGCGGCGGCCCGCGTCATGTCGCAATCCGCGCCAGACGAGGTGCTGGTTTCGCGAGTTGTGACCGATCTCGTCGCGGGCGCGGGACTGCGGTTCGGCGAGCGCGGTTCGTACGAATTGAAGGGGCTGCCGGGCAAATGGGATCTGTTCGCGGCCACCGGTTAG
- a CDS encoding phosphoribosylanthranilate isomerase produces the protein MLTQIYEVATPAEAEAISAIGVDHVGVLVGDGAFPRELPVSEAAAVMEAIRGPSLLSALFLSPDVAMIERMARELRPPIVHLGASNELLAPDHVSALRRSLPGVRFMRSVPVTGPEALQVARAYDGIVEWILLDSHRVGDPQIGAQGVTHDWSISRTIVETVRTPVILAGGLGPDNVKEAIRSVQPAGVDSKTKTDSEGTHSKDLVKVQAFNRAAKNG, from the coding sequence ATGCTGACGCAGATCTACGAAGTTGCGACGCCCGCCGAAGCCGAAGCAATATCCGCAATCGGCGTCGATCATGTCGGCGTGCTTGTCGGGGATGGCGCTTTCCCCCGGGAGCTTCCGGTTTCCGAAGCGGCCGCGGTTATGGAAGCTATCAGGGGGCCGTCCTTACTCTCGGCGCTGTTCCTCTCGCCGGATGTCGCGATGATCGAACGGATGGCCAGGGAGCTCCGCCCGCCTATCGTGCACCTCGGTGCTTCGAATGAGTTGCTTGCCCCCGACCATGTCTCGGCTCTCCGAAGGTCTTTGCCAGGTGTCAGGTTCATGCGTAGCGTACCTGTGACAGGACCCGAGGCGCTGCAGGTGGCGCGCGCCTACGATGGAATTGTCGAATGGATCCTGCTTGATAGTCATCGCGTTGGCGATCCTCAAATCGGTGCGCAGGGCGTCACGCATGATTGGAGCATCAGCCGAACGATCGTCGAGACCGTTCGGACTCCGGTAATACTCGCCGGCGGACTGGGGCCGGACAATGTCAAAGAGGCTATCCGGTCGGTACAACCTGCCGGCGTGGATTCAAAAACGAAGACCGACAGCGAGGGCACCCACTCGAAAGACCTGGTGAAGGTCCAAGCTTTCAATCGCGCCGCGAAGAACGGCTGA
- a CDS encoding ABC transporter ATP-binding protein/permease, translating to MKADVASPAAPEAVAPPAEAIPKLPQAADPLLPIMPDATARPPLADALIKAAPVQDFNLARDLGVFARVRAEGGRRVVAIFAASTVVTIANMFGQVQLNDWNGRFFDAVGRKDLSGFLHDLWTFVVIVVILLALTVANTFLQERLKFRLREWITRHLLAEWLKPLRVYQLGFAGEYGHNPDQRIQEDTRLLGDYTADLGCGMVYSLLQLIAFVGMLWTLSAQVTFQVAGYDIAVPGYMVWCALAYALTGSALTWIVGRPLIALNGERYAREAEFRFALVRVNESGESIALHGGETDERRHLEAALAAVVDTMRRISSSLAHLTWITSGIGWLSLVVPILVAAPAYFGGSLTLGGLIMVAGAFTQVQLALRWFVDNFSRLADWRAAVHRVARFREALDNLPAIEQGAEEIKRALHPEGHLAFEAVRILLPDGHIVIDDATVHITPGERVLIVGDTGRGKSTLFRAVAGLWPWGSGTILTPPLESMAFLPQRPYLPLGTLRNALSYPSPVDAFPEANVRQALARCDLGDLVPKLDTIERWDKELSLGEQERLAFARLLLHKPAWVFLDEATAALDEDSQHRVMALFDDELKQTTVLSIGHRPDLAVYHTRTLQLVHGRDGDRLKLKPPPAPPPPRRWLQRLDDWLLTIRP from the coding sequence ATGAAGGCTGACGTTGCATCACCTGCGGCTCCCGAGGCCGTTGCCCCACCGGCGGAGGCAATTCCGAAGCTGCCGCAGGCCGCAGATCCTCTGCTCCCGATCATGCCGGACGCGACGGCAAGACCTCCTCTCGCGGACGCGCTCATCAAAGCTGCGCCAGTACAAGATTTCAATCTTGCCCGGGACCTGGGCGTATTCGCGCGGGTTCGCGCCGAAGGCGGACGGCGCGTGGTAGCGATCTTCGCTGCCTCGACGGTCGTCACCATTGCCAATATGTTTGGACAAGTCCAGCTCAATGACTGGAACGGCCGGTTCTTCGACGCCGTCGGCCGCAAGGACCTGTCGGGCTTCCTCCATGACCTCTGGACGTTCGTTGTCATCGTCGTGATTTTGCTGGCGCTCACGGTCGCAAACACCTTTCTTCAGGAACGCCTGAAGTTTCGACTGCGGGAATGGATTACGCGTCACCTCCTGGCCGAGTGGCTCAAGCCATTGCGCGTCTATCAGCTCGGCTTTGCTGGCGAATATGGACACAACCCGGACCAGCGCATCCAGGAGGATACGCGCCTCTTGGGCGACTACACCGCCGACCTCGGATGCGGCATGGTCTATTCCCTGCTTCAGCTCATCGCTTTCGTCGGCATGCTTTGGACCCTATCGGCGCAAGTCACGTTCCAGGTCGCGGGCTACGACATCGCCGTTCCCGGTTACATGGTCTGGTGTGCGCTCGCTTACGCCTTGACCGGGTCCGCACTGACCTGGATCGTAGGGCGGCCGCTGATTGCCCTGAACGGCGAGCGATATGCGCGTGAGGCGGAATTCCGCTTCGCGCTCGTTCGGGTCAACGAATCCGGCGAGAGCATTGCGTTGCATGGCGGCGAAACGGACGAACGACGGCATCTCGAGGCCGCGCTCGCGGCCGTCGTGGACACGATGCGACGGATATCCTCCTCGCTCGCTCACCTGACGTGGATCACATCGGGCATCGGCTGGCTGTCGTTGGTCGTTCCGATACTGGTGGCAGCACCGGCCTATTTCGGCGGCAGCCTGACGCTTGGCGGCCTGATCATGGTGGCGGGCGCGTTCACCCAGGTACAGCTCGCGTTGCGATGGTTCGTCGACAATTTCTCGCGCCTCGCCGATTGGCGCGCGGCGGTCCATCGGGTCGCGCGCTTTCGCGAAGCGCTCGACAATCTCCCTGCGATCGAACAGGGCGCCGAGGAGATCAAACGCGCTCTGCATCCGGAGGGACATCTCGCTTTCGAGGCCGTCCGCATCCTCTTGCCGGACGGACATATCGTCATCGATGACGCGACGGTCCATATCACCCCTGGCGAGCGTGTCCTGATTGTCGGCGACACCGGAAGAGGAAAATCGACACTGTTTCGCGCCGTGGCAGGCCTTTGGCCATGGGGTTCCGGGACAATCCTCACGCCTCCGCTCGAGTCGATGGCATTCCTGCCGCAGCGCCCTTATCTGCCGCTGGGTACGTTGCGCAACGCCCTCAGCTATCCGAGCCCCGTCGACGCCTTCCCCGAAGCGAATGTTCGCCAAGCTCTTGCCCGCTGCGATCTCGGCGATCTCGTTCCCAAGCTCGACACGATCGAGCGCTGGGACAAGGAGCTTTCGCTTGGCGAGCAGGAGCGCCTCGCTTTTGCGCGCCTTCTCCTGCACAAGCCGGCATGGGTCTTTCTGGACGAAGCGACGGCCGCGCTCGACGAAGACAGCCAGCACCGCGTTATGGCTCTGTTCGACGATGAGCTGAAGCAGACCACCGTGCTGAGCATTGGTCACCGCCCGGATCTGGCCGTCTATCACACCCGAACGCTTCAGCTTGTTCATGGACGTGACGGTGACCGCCTCAAACTCAAACCGCCGCCTGCGCCACCTCCGCCTCGACGCTGGCTGCAGCGGCTCGACGACTGGCTGCTAACTATCCGGCCATAA
- the ku gene encoding non-homologous end joining protein Ku, with protein MAPRANWKGFLRLSLVTCPVVLYPATSESEKISFNQLNRQTGHRIKYLKVDADTGDEVPNEDIVKGYQLEKDQFIEVTKEELEEIALESTRTIKIDEFVDKTDIDPRYLIRPYYIRPDGKVGHDAFAVIRETIREMDKVAIGRVVLTNREHIIALEPMDKGLVGTLLRYPYEVRSEQEYFDEIQDVKVTKDMLDLARHIVNQKAGRFDPEKFEDHYETALIELINQKRAGKPITPKEKPAATNVVNLMEALRRSVGQEAAPAKAGKPAKKPRKAAAGQKEMLMSIAGKKPAKDAAAKKPAAGARRKSA; from the coding sequence ATGGCCCCCCGCGCGAACTGGAAAGGCTTCCTGCGTCTGTCCCTCGTCACCTGTCCGGTGGTGCTGTATCCGGCCACCTCGGAGAGCGAGAAGATCTCCTTCAACCAGCTCAACCGGCAGACCGGACATCGGATCAAGTACCTGAAGGTCGATGCCGACACCGGCGATGAGGTGCCGAACGAGGATATCGTCAAGGGCTACCAGCTCGAGAAGGACCAGTTCATCGAGGTGACCAAGGAGGAGCTCGAGGAGATCGCACTTGAATCCACGCGCACCATCAAGATCGACGAATTCGTCGACAAGACCGATATCGACCCGCGCTATCTGATCAGGCCCTACTACATCCGCCCGGACGGCAAGGTCGGCCACGACGCCTTCGCCGTGATCCGCGAGACCATCCGCGAGATGGACAAGGTCGCGATCGGCCGGGTGGTGCTGACCAACCGCGAGCATATCATCGCGCTCGAGCCGATGGACAAGGGGCTGGTCGGCACGCTGCTGCGCTACCCGTACGAAGTGCGCAGCGAGCAGGAGTATTTCGACGAGATCCAGGACGTCAAAGTGACCAAGGACATGCTCGATCTCGCCAGGCACATCGTGAACCAGAAAGCCGGCCGGTTCGACCCCGAAAAATTCGAGGACCACTATGAGACCGCGCTGATCGAGCTCATCAATCAGAAGCGCGCCGGCAAGCCGATCACGCCGAAGGAAAAGCCTGCCGCGACCAACGTGGTCAACCTGATGGAGGCGCTGCGTCGGAGCGTTGGTCAGGAGGCCGCGCCGGCGAAGGCCGGGAAGCCCGCTAAGAAGCCGCGGAAGGCTGCTGCGGGCCAGAAGGAGATGCTGATGTCGATTGCCGGCAAGAAGCCGGCGAAGGATGCGGCGGCGAAAAAGCCGGCGGCTGGGGCGAGGCGCAAGTCGGCCTGA